A single Hylaeus volcanicus isolate JK05 unplaced genomic scaffold, UHH_iyHylVolc1.0_haploid 12221, whole genome shotgun sequence DNA region contains:
- the LOC128883576 gene encoding uncharacterized protein LOC128883576, giving the protein MSELSNLVMNSFSSFGLSKALEVQELCVRIHYLCKRKKAYAVQHPNSLINIKKYITFLVKICLKFLKAAKTGQPPKFLLDLEKTKKTIKECLSSEGLVYLYISQTLKDHLKLLLVELSRVKLDYPLNLCFKKSKKSGVKKKRKILKANVAEIIKIPLNDITTMLHPLPEFPSKNQFLKRLKRRNNRQRFLFLKYLPFQYCKDINGLCYSIASDVAEPYTPGNAKVSHFDKRLPKWFRDTYEKNYANLKKNCEEQIETLLHRYQRRLTAGKINKLLSGEKYSYCYPYVASIISKSDQDDSVNEISIQHVQDFNRGSKKQTLANDYGIDDFQMHNEEGEGKIHQNIGDKTQNDLMSQRRSSSGSVNLKTDADSKSQTPLYSTKESCSLVTQKRPPKSNVGNSLKSLLLKFNIVNWSRNRLAGSESFAEHISSMKRKAAAITLPKLAKQDYDHKDISNHLVENYEKKNNSKDFKHSYSMFNNKNKVVSNSSKNSPGSPSFFFKRPNTLQPGIELKKGRKKSLILLPLNKNESLNSKNRLNTKKSIHIRSDQLNTTFHRQSEKFNWSTNLSNKPPKVSLSTKDNQEQCTNQSKMNDQNKTSDVTSQRLYRPLNYPYWDKDSHNTTNVEIAQDSLNHNIGMSPSLTNGKSSNQSQKKSVINNKNGRLPITSALFPIVFNTTFGIRNLLKKLISNKSQLKDKHLTHHHNEMLKAPYFSSLKDPESLKNSEKKTVNNKTEQQNMLEKGVVGHETFHSKVEDSRNALRIRVNGEKQVQNHFQEITKEKKEFSRVPEYSITSMNRYKEAGLIPVEVVSKLHFEFHPMYVEKRVTPNSNRNLNRAMVSQSAKQRALKDNIGDIMESVPNDLKIQESKNKQSNDVNNTEFKLVDRRMSYEVMKDSFIFIMYPKSGFFMENYKRQSKPFFSNVDNILSSKEKERSVNYNVCIQPIEELSPVHGSNQLCAEQSKTVHHRFKRKKLRTIQNNTDKKNSTPLVAKNNHKLASQHTRQTSEQETKDYDGFPVYQDPEKMIIPDTNHENARKSYEAQHLSKLIEHKGSSHEESKSLTNVDWLMSTPLKNQVKNDKQSTRILLKRKIRGNAQKYEGRVEKNSEPFVTRKEFFKKVAAKPFNKKKTIKATSLTHINSTSPDPDPNNLIKSSKIKKTRKKRKIDVKSSALKKLNFDPNMVSHDHPVENTFKKIPPNTLFNEEMLESLDKNKTVLKHKGLLKKNNKTKTLFNENLKNKRKSYSNARHQVYKSPVMYQKRGVNENEAGTLIKSTSSISLTSQSAVEMVGKVNVGKEVLNRKNVRGTYRSNIRQKHTSNKKKLERKQSKSDALVNSLSKLDVSKTKKVKHNNKVTALVLHQDKRNTSRKTDIGPPHPNTKEKALYVSTISSSLLPIETKFKLKATNIKQDKNTKVSGLQVRGTIDFREIPRGENMLKAKQHQFTTAAEQRSSSKFWDDASCFDMGKTNIFCTVEDTQKCGSSDYSGINSTDAVDENPSSTDIRKKVTNIKNQDSKFYLKTLRNHRVDDLKQAQSSGLNLTETKNKNNVSQNFEPVLLLPEDKGTNESNGSFKLKFHEPLSSKVMDMSRNYNNTNDMACTAYDYKKKKVIPVEYEQDESPCLHLTKRHTQELQTNSILSQVNIKKRHLSAPFVKDFGYLNLVCTKNVTHHFTKSPGQTIVYGCLQDPSYIQTVEWSTGTKGQLADISDEKVSQGCEKQTFSEPQTKIKNIALKKDLNDAFKMKDDSKENVFSESSSRTFHFNQKTANFKTPHYHLNKSICRSHSTFCVSVNSSIKNLIQEGQSNTTRTVNMKKRKENKEFNESQRTSEVESRKTEMLKHFLKKNCALSRSTSSSSTLNRTPFDKSVCLKTYNFEAQQLKTSDTKKVGKTKNAYTKRVTAWKSLRSTFNHHIKTFSTNSLQKSAAGQSNEKAEGKWDSKKLNRNLKTACSINLIGTDLSQVDNRYSLRKFELQAERPWNNKKTQNSDHSIVKKVGLETLMYHKRPVSDTSLCKPSESLGSKQTNYLRGGSYDNISSISPHISNNFEFITNSQAPSKGLLKEKDETLITRNIKELDAPKHCDLISAKTSDCRLFSVPQRKLIAGTFEFKETNDNECSSFEIKNAGNHLNNQKLNFKERNKSAAVDENLQSIMKKNLRNSVDIAERNYLKQICESETDQSKDISNLASENLKTNSLPILYKSEECSKTDNLTPNVDAQKEHLRLKLLFLKRKKKNGIEKSATVPFKKISSMETIKSRKSLELRGLDSKLTRSLNSFFRNTLYSVNSDTEKMKKKNPYVDTITLSPDTKSAVGNKETTYSPNQKFYVSLAPDPIEGIQLPELVKSPDVKDKKAQQQLGKHIDSADVEQRPDTVNITEVERLLQVVDVTGVERRADVVDVTEVDQSPERIDVKKEKKWPEVVDVTAVERLGDVVYVTEIEQSPEGTDVTEIEQWPVGTHVTEREQSIEITDVTDIEQLQEGTHVTAIEQSLEGTGVTDVEQLPVIVDVTGVDQSPERMDVKKEKKWPEVVDVTAVERLGDVVYVTEIEQSPEGTDVTEIEQSTNVTEIEQSPERTNVTEIEQSPERTDAADIEKSPKGTHVTEREQLPEGTHVTQIEQSPKGSDVTQIEQSPERTDVTEIEQSPERTNVTEIEQSPERTNVTEIEQSPERTDATEIEQLPEGTHVTQIEQSPKGSDVTEIEQSPERTDVTEIEQSPERTDATDIEQSPKGTHVTEREQLPEGTHVTDIEQSPKGTHVTQIEQSPERTDVTEIEQSPERIDATDIEKSPKGTHVTEREQLPEGTHVTDIEQSPKGTHVTEREQLLEGTHITDIEQSPKGTHVTEREQLKEGTYVTYTEQSPKGTHVSEREQSPERTDVTHIEQSLKGTHVTDIEQSLERTGVTDIEQFPEGTHVKEMKKLPPVLDVKEVDRLPAIVDVTGVDQSPERINVKKEKKLSELVDVTAVKPLVDVVSFTEMEQSPNETNVTEVEKLKPLLDATGVAQSPEKIDGKEKTNFQKSST; this is encoded by the exons atgagtGAACTATCTAATTTAGTTATGAATTCCTTCAGTAGTTTTGGATTATCAAAAGCGTTAGAG gTTCAAGAGTTATGCGTAAGAATTCATTATTTGTGTAAACGTAAAAAAGCGTATGCAGTTCAACATCCAAA ttctttaatcaatattaaaaaatatataacgtttctcgtgaaaatatgtttgaaattcttgaaagcTGCG AAAACGGGTCAACCTcctaaatttttattggaccttgaaaaaacgaaaaaaaccATTAAAGAATGTCTTTCAAGCGAAGGACTCGTTTATCTAT ATATTTCCCAAACACTCAaagatcatttaaaattacttttagtGGAACTATCGCGAGTTAAACTGGATTATcctttaaatttatgttttaaaaaatctaaaaaaagtggagtaaaaaaaaagagaaagatttTGAAAGCAAATGTAGCAGAAATTATAAAGATACCATTGAATGATATAACCACAATGCTCCATCCTCTACCTGAATTCCCTTCAAAAA ATCAATTTCTTAAACGGCTTAAACGTCGCAATAACCGTCAAAGGTTCctatttctgaaatatttgcCTTTTCAATACTGTAAAGATATTAATGGATTATGTTATTCAATAGCCTCTGACGTAGCTGAACCCTACACACCCGGCAATGCAAAAGTATCTCATTTTGACAAAAGGTTGCCAAAATGGTTTCGCGACacttatgaaaaaaattacgcgaatttaaaaaagaattgcgAGGAGcaaattgaaactttattaCATAGATACCAGAGACGTTTGACagcaggaaaaataaataagctGCTTTCTGGTGAAAAGTACAGCTATTGTTATCCGTACGTTGCgtcaattatttctaaaagcGATCAGGACGATTCAGTGAATGAGATATCTATACAACAT GTGCAAGATTTCAATCGTGGttcaaaaaaacaaacattggCCAATGATTATGGAATCGATGATTTCCAAATGCATAATGAAGAAGGGGAAGGTAAAATACACCAGAACATTGGAGATAAGACACAAAACGATTTGATGTCGCAAAGGCGGTCAAGCAGCGGTTCCGTGAACTTGAAAACAGATGCTGATTCTAAATCACAGACACCTTTATATTCAACGAAAGAATCATGTTCCTTAGTAACACAGAAAAGACCACCAAAATCAAACGTAGGGAATTCTTTAAAATCTCTTCTTCTCAAGTTTAATATAGTCAACTGGAGTAGGAATCGGCTGGCAG GTAGCGAGTCCTTTGCGGAACATATTTCTTCAATGAAGCGAAAAGCAGCGGCCATTACTTTGCCGAAACTGGCAAAGCAAGATTACGATCACAAAG acatttcaaatcaccttgttgaaaactatgaaaaaaaaaataattcaaaggaTTTCAAACATTCTTATAGCatgtttaataacaaaaataaagtggTCTCTAACAGTTCAAAAAATTCGCCGGGTTCAccctcttttttctttaaaaggcCAAATACACTGCAACCTGGAATCGAACttaaaaaaggaagaaaaaaatcattgatACTATTACCTCTTAACAAGAATGAG TCCTTGAATAGTAAAAATCGTTTGAATACTAAAAAATCTATCCATATTAGAAGTGATCAATTGAATACAACTTTTCATAGACAATctgagaaatttaattggtCAACCAATCTTTCAAACAAACCACCTAAAGTCTCCTTAAGCACCAAAGATAACCAAG AGCAATGTACCAATCAAAGCAAGATGAATGACCAAAATAAAACGTCCGACGTTACTTCACAACGATTGTATCGTCCATTAAACTATCCTTATTGGGACAAAGATTCACATAATACAACTAACGTCGAAATTGCTCAAg ATTCCTTGAATCATAATATAGGAATGAGTCCCAGTTTAACAAATGGAAAATCAAGCAATCAAAGTCAGAAAAAAAGTGTCATTAACAACAAAAACGGAAGGCTTCCTATAACAAGTGCCTTGTTTCCAATTGTATTCAATACCACGTTTGGGATCAGAAACCTATTAAAGAAGCTAATTAGTAATAAGTCACAATTGAAGGATAAGCATTTAACTCATCACCATAACGAAATGCTTAAGGCACCGTATTTTTCATCATTAAAGGATCCTGAATCGCTAaagaattctgaaaaaaaaacggtgAACAATAAAACTGAGCAACAAAACATGTTAGAAAAAGGTGTAGTCGGTCATGAGACATTCCATTCAAAAGTTGAAGACTCTCGTAATGCTTTGCGAATTCGCGTCAACGGAGAAAAACAAgttcaaaatcattttcaagaaataacaaaagaaaagaaagaattttctagGGTTCCTGAATATTCTATAACCTCTATGAATCGTTATAAAGAAGCAGGTTTAATTCCGGTAGAGGTTGTTTCAAAGctacattttgaatttcatccAATGTATGTGGAAAAACGGGTTACACCAAACTCGAATAGGAATTTGAATCGAGCTATGGTTTCCCAGTCAGCCAAGCAGCGTGCGTTAAAGGACAACATTGGCGACATAATGGAAAGTGTAccaaatgatttaaaaatccaAGAATCcaaaaacaaacaaagtaATGATGTTAACAATACCGAGTTTAAATTAGTAGATCGTCGAATGTCGTACGAAGTAATGAAggattcttttatatttataatgtatccCAAATCAggtttttttatggaaaactATAAAAGACAATCTaaaccttttttttcaaatgttgataatattttgtctagcaaagaaaaagaaaggtcaGTGAACTATAACGTGTGCATACAACCCATCGAGGAACTCTCGCCCGTCCATGGCAGTAATCAACTATGCGCAGAGCAATCGAAGACAGTGCATCACAGgtttaagagaaaaaaattaagaactaTACAAAACAATACggacaaaaaaaatagtacaCCTTTAGTAGCcaaaaataatcataaattaGCATCACAACATACTCGTCAGACCTCTgaacaagaaacaaaagattATGATGGTTTTCCTGTATACCAAGACCccgaaaaaatgattattccTGATACAAACCATGAAAATGCACGAAAATCGTATGAGGCCCAACACCTATCCAAACTTATTGAACACAAAGGGTCTAGCCATGAGGAGTCGAAGAGTCTGACGAATGTCGACTGGTTAATGTCTACCCCTCTAAAAAACCAAGTTAAAAATGACAAGCAAAGTACcagaattcttttaaaaaggaaaattcggGGTAATGCACAAAAATATGAAGGGAgagttgaaaaaaattctgagCCTTTCGTCACAcgtaaggaattttttaaaaaagttgcaGCAAAGccctttaataaaaaaaaaacaataaaagcTACTTCACTTACTCATATCAATAGTACTTCGCCAGACCCTGAcccgaataatttaataaaatcatcaAAGATCAAAAAGActagaaagaagagaaagattGATGTTAAGAGTTCTGCTTTAAAAAAACTCAATTTTGACCCCAACATGGTGAGTCATGATCACCCAGTAGAGAACacattcaaaaaaattccacCAAATACACTTTTCAATGAGGAAATGTTGGAGTCACTTGACAAAAATAAGACTGTGTTAAAGCATAAAGGTTTATTGAAAAAGAACaataaaacgaaaacgttattcaatgaaaacctcaaaaacaaaagaaagtcGTATTCGAACGCAAGGCACCAAGTCTATAAGTCACCAGTAATGTATCAAAAAAGGGgtgttaatgaaaatgaagCCGGAACATTGATCAAATCAACTTCATCAATTTCGTTGACTTCGCAGAGTGCCGTTGAAATGGTGGGCAAAGTTAACGTTGGAAAAGAGGTtttgaatagaaaaaatgtCCGGGGCACTTACCGTTCAAACATACGGCAAAAGCATAcaagcaacaaaaaaaaattagaaaggaAACAGTCGAAATCAGATGCGCTAGTTAACTCCTTATCCAAGTTAGATGTTTCTAAAACTAAGAAAGTTAAACATAATAACAAAGTCACTGCTCTTGTTCTGCACCAAGACAAAAGAAACACTTCACGGAAAACCGACATTGGTCCCCCCCACCCTAACACAAAAGAGAAGGCTCTATATGTATCTACAATATCATCTTCATTACTGCCGATTGAaaccaaatttaaattgaaagctACAAATATCAAACAAGATAAAAACACTAAGGTCAGTGGTTTACAAGTGCGTGGGACGATAGATTTTAGGGAGATACCTAGGGGAGAAAACATGTTGAAAGCGAAACAGCATCAGTTCACTACGGCAGCCGAACAGCGCTCATCATCTAAATTTTGGGATGATGCTTCTTGCTTTGATATGgggaaaacaaatattttttgtacagtAGAAGACACACAGAAATGCGGCTCATCAGACTACTCTGGTATAAATTCTACTGATGCCGTTGATGAAAATCCATCGAGCACTGATATCCGAAAAAAAGTGACGAATATAA AAAATCAAGacagtaaattttatttaaaaacgcTAAGAAATCATCGGGTCGATGATTTAAAGCAAGCACAAAGTTCAGgattaaatttaacagaaacaaaaaacaagAATAATGTTTCGCAAAATTTTGAACCCGTTTTGTTATTACCag AAGATAAAGGTACTAATGAATCGAATGGGTCTTTTAAGTTAAAATTCCATGAACCGCTTTCAAGTAAAGTGATGGACATGTccagaaattataataatactaatgaTATGG CTTGCACCGCATAtgactataaaaaaaagaaagtgataCCAGTGGAATACGAACAAGACGAATCTCCATGCTTACATTTGACGAAAAGACACACACAGGAACTTCAAACGAACAGCATTTTATCCcaagttaatataaaaaaaagacaccTATCAGCTCCGTTCGTTAAAGACtttggttatttaaatttagtttgTACAAAAAACGTAACGCATCATTTTACCAAGTCACCTGGTCAAACTATAGTTTATGGTTGTCTACAAGATCCTTCGTATATCCAG ACGGTTGAGTGGTCAACAGGAACAAAAGGTCAGCTAGCGGATATCTCGGATGAAAAAGTGTCTCAAGGATgtgaaaaacaaacattttctgaACCTCAGACTAAAATCAAAAACattgctttaaaaaaagatttgaatgatgcttttaaaatgaaagatgATTCAAAAGAAAACGTCTTTAGTGAAAGTTCATCCAgaacatttcatttcaaccAGAAAACAGCAAATTTTAAAACCCCACATTATCATTTAAACAAAAGCATATGTAGAAGTCACTCAACTTTCTGTGTGAGTGTAAATTCATCCATAAAAAACTTAATTCAAGAGGGACAGTCGAACACCACTag AACAGTcaatatgaaaaaaagaaaggaaaacaagGAATTCAATGAATCTCAAAGGACAAGTGAAGTGGAGTCGCGGAAAACGGAGATGTTGAAgcatttcttaaaaaaaaactgtgcaCTG tCTCGTAGTACAAGTTCCTCATCTACACTAAATAGGACGCCATTTG ATAAATCTGTTTGTCTAAAGACATATAATTTTGAAGCACAGCAATTAAAAACGTCAGATACGAAGAAAGTGGGAAAAACAAAGAATGCTTACACAAAACGAGTGACGGCTTGGAAATCATTGAGATCGACATTTAACCACCACATAAAGACGTTTTCCACAAACAGCCTTCAAAAGAGTGCAGCAGGGCAATCGAATGAGAAAGCGGAAGGGAAATGGGACAGTAAAAAACTTAATCGCAACTTGAAAACAGCGTGTAGCATAAATTTGATTGGAACGGATTTATCCCAAGTGGACAATCGGTACTCTTTGAGAAAATTTGAACTTCAAGCAGAAAGGCCTTGGAATAATAAGAAGACTCAGAATAGCGATCACAGTATCGTAAAAAAAGTAGGACTAGAAACTTTAATGTACCACAAGAGACCCGTCTCTGATACTTCGCTTTGCAAGCCTTCCGAATCGCTAGGAAGTAAGCAAACGAACTATCTTAGAGGAGGTAGCTACG ACAATATAAGTAGTATCTCACCACATATctcaaataatttcgaatttataacaaatagtCAAGCACCATCCAAAGGCTTACTAAAGGAAAAagatgaaacattaattactAGAAATATCAAGGAATTGGATGCACCCAAGCATTGCGATTTAATTTCCGCTAAAACGTCAGACTGTAGACTGTTTTCTGTTCCACAAAGGAAACTAATAGCGGGAACTTTTGAATTTAAGGAAACTAATGATAACGAATGTTCtagttttgaaattaaaaatgcagGAAACCACTTgaataatcaaaaattaaactttaagGAAAGGAACAAATCTGCAGCAGTTGacgaaaatttacaaagtattatgaaaaaaaatttaagaaatagtGTTGACATAgcagaaagaaattatttaaaacaaatatgtgAGAGCGAAACTGATCAAAGCAAAGATATAAGTAACTTAGCTAGCGAGAATTTAAAAACCAATTCCCTTCCAATCTTGTATAAGTCTGAGGAATGCTCAAAAACTGACAACTTAACACCAAATGTCGATGCTCAAAAGGAACACTTAAGGTTAaagttactttttttaaaaagaaaaaaaaagaacgggaTTGAGAAATCTGCAACAGTGccatttaaaaagatttcttcAATGGAAACCATAAAATCAAGAAAGTCCCTTGAGTTAAGAGGATTGGATTCTAAGCTAACAAGGTctttaaacagtttttttcGAAATACGCTTTATTCCGTCAATTCGGATactgaaaaaatgaaaaaaaaaaacccgtATGTTGATACAATAACGCTTTCGCCTGACACAAAATCTGCGGTTGGAAACAAGGAAACAACTTATTCCCCTAATCAAAAGTTCTACGTATCACTTGCACCGGACCCAATAGAAGGTATACAATTACCAGAGCTGGTCAAATCACCAGACGTTAAGGACAAAAAAGCCCAACAGCAATTAGGAAAACATATCGATTCAGCTGATGTAGAGCAACGGCCAGACACGGTGAACATAACAGAAGTAGAGCGATTGCTACAAGTGGTGGACGTAACAGGAGTAGAGCGACGCGCAGATGTTGTCGACGTAACCGAGGTGGACCAATCACCAGAAAGGATCGatgtgaaaaaagaaaagaaatggcCAGAAGTGGTCGACGTGACAGCCGTCGAGCGACTAGGCGATGTAGTTTACGTTACAGAGATAGAACAGTCGCCAGAGGGTACCGACGTTACAGAGATAGAACAGTGGCCAGTAGGGACCCACGTTACAGAGAGGGAACAGTCGATAGAAATTACCGACGTAACAGACATAGAACAGTTGCAAGAAGGGACCCACGTTACAGCTATAGAACAGTCTCTAGAAGGGACCGGCGTAACAGACGTAGAACAGCTGCCAGTCATTGTCGACGTAACAGGGGTAGACCAATCACCAGAAAGGATGGatgtgaaaaaagaaaagaaatggcCAGAAGTGGTCGACGTGACAGCCGTCGAGCGACTAGGCGATGTAGTTTACGTTACAGAGATAGAACAGTCGCCAGAGGGTACCGACGTTACAGAGATAGAACAGTC GACCAACGTTACAGAGATAGAACAGTCGCCAGAAAGGACCAACGTTACAGAAATAGAACAGTCGCCAGAGAGGACCGACGCTGCAGATATAGAAAAGTCGCCAAAAGGGACCCACGTTACAGAGAGGGAACAGTTGCCAGAAGGGACCCACGTTACACAGATAGAACAGTCGCCAAAGGGTTCCGACGTTACACAGATAGAACAGTCGCCAGAAAGGACCGACGTTACAGAGATAGAACAGTCGCCAGAAAGGACCAACGTTACAGAGATAGAACAGTCGCCAGAAAGAACCAACGTTACAGAAATAGAACAGTCGCCAGAGAGGACCGACGCTACAGAGATAGAACAGTTGCCAGAAGGGACCCACGTTACACAGATAGAACAGTCGCCAAAGGGTTCCGACGTTACAGAGATAGAACAGTCGCCAGAAAGGACCGACGTTACAGAAATAGAACAGTCGCCAGAAAGGACCGACGCTACAGATATAGAACAGTCGCCAAAAGGGACCCACGTTACAGAGAGGGAACAGTTGCCAGAAGGGACCCACGTTACAGATATAGAACAGTCGCCAAAAGGGACCCACGTTACACAGATAGAACAGTCGCCAGAAAGGACCGACGTTACAGAGATAGAACAGTCGCCAGAAAGGATTGACGCTACAGATATAGAAAAGTCGCCAAAAGGGACCCACGTTACAGAGAGGGAACAGTTGCCAGAAGGGACCCACGTTACAGATATAGAACAGTCGCCAAAAGGGACCCACGTTACAGAGAGAGAACAGTTGCTAGAAGGGACCCACATTACAGATATAGAACAGTCGCCAAAAGGGACCCACGTTACAGAGAGGGAACAGTTGAAAGAAGGGACCTACGTTACATATACAGAACAGTCGCCAAAAGGGACCCACGTTTCAGAGAGGGAACAGTCGCCAGAAAGGACCGACGTAACACACATAGAACAGTCTCTAAAAGGGACCCACGTTACAGATATAGAACAGTCTCTAGAAAGGACCGGCGTAACAGACATAGAACAGTTTCCAGAAGGGACCCACGTAAAGGAGATGAAAAAATTACCACCTGTACTGGACGTAAAAGAAGTAGACCGATTACCAGCCATTGTCGACGTAACAGGGGTAGATCAATCACCAGAAAGGATCAatgtgaaaaaggaaaagaaattgtcaGAACTGGTCGACGTGACAGCCGTCAAGCCACTTGTCGATGTTGTTTCCTTTACAGAGATGGAACAGTCGCCGAACGAGACCAACGTAACAgaagtagaaaaattaaaaccttTACTTGACGCAACAGGGGTAGCACAATCACCAGAAAAAATCGAtgggaaagagaaaacaaatttccagAAGTCGTCGACATGA
- the LOC128883487 gene encoding uncharacterized protein LOC128883487, producing MALKRINKELADLTRDPPTNCSAGPVGDDLFHWQATIMGPEGSPYAGGVFFLNIHFPSDYPFKPPKVNFTTKIYHCNINSGGAICLDILKDQWSPALTISKVLLSISSLLTDPNPDDPLVPEAAHVHRTDPDRYRQTAIEWTNKYAT from the exons ATGGCTTTAAAACGTATAAATAAG gAGCTAGCTGATCTAACTCGTGATCCACCTACAAATTGTTCTGCAGGTCCGGTTGGTGATGATCTCTTTCATTGGCAGGCCACAATAATGGGTCCAGAAGGAAG TCCATATGCGGGtggcgttttttttttaaacattcattttcCCAGTGATTATCCTTTTAAACCTCCCAAAGtgaattttacaacgaaaaTATATCACTGTAACATCAATTCTGGAGGGGCTATTTGCCTGGATATCTTGAAAGATCAATGGAGTCCAGCATTAACCATATCAAAGGTTTTACTATCTATTTCTTCACTTTTGACTGACCCCAATCCTGATGATCCTTTGGTACCTGAGGCAGCTCACGTACATAGAACAGATCCCGATCGTTATAGACAAACAGCAATTGAATGGACAAATAAATATGCCACATag